One Pyrofollis japonicus DNA window includes the following coding sequences:
- a CDS encoding NAD(P)/FAD-dependent oxidoreductase, which produces MPKKILVLGGGSGGVVAARKLALEARKHKDLDIEVTLVTNSEWHEFQPLYFDVALGAAVPDEVRAPIKNMEKFGVKVVIDTVKKIDAAKRTVTGEKGSYNYDYLIVSLGVKYGWDAYPGLAEAGVHNYTLDGALEMAKAMAAFKEGKIVVLVPESPHRCGMYPFEVSTQLAETFKKIGRKVEVTLVGPYPDIFPLGKDVTRPWKEKFEELGIEYIRHNGLQEVDPSRKIIRAGNIEERYDLLIKVPPSRLPDPLAESEGFQWKQDPRWAPVRARDFRHPDYDDVFLIGEHSMPPAGLPTAGVPIHFAADYVAEIVLNELLGGYPIMGYYTMMDCVGYFGLSGYAGTCETVFDESTEKWKLTCYTLMRSPIIRLMKEAFYKAWIASLK; this is translated from the coding sequence TTGCCCAAGAAAATACTAGTCCTCGGCGGTGGCTCTGGCGGCGTTGTTGCGGCTAGAAAACTCGCGCTCGAGGCTAGGAAGCATAAGGACCTTGACATCGAGGTAACGCTGGTAACTAACTCGGAATGGCACGAGTTCCAGCCCCTTTACTTTGACGTAGCGCTTGGCGCAGCAGTGCCAGACGAAGTGCGTGCCCCCATAAAGAACATGGAGAAGTTCGGAGTAAAAGTCGTAATAGATACAGTCAAGAAGATAGACGCTGCTAAGCGAACTGTTACGGGTGAGAAAGGGAGCTACAACTACGACTACCTCATAGTGAGCCTAGGTGTCAAGTACGGATGGGACGCCTACCCTGGCCTAGCAGAGGCAGGCGTCCATAACTATACACTTGACGGCGCACTCGAAATGGCAAAAGCAATGGCGGCCTTCAAGGAGGGCAAAATCGTAGTGTTGGTACCTGAATCGCCTCACAGGTGCGGTATGTACCCATTTGAGGTATCTACTCAGCTCGCAGAGACGTTTAAGAAGATAGGCAGGAAAGTCGAGGTAACACTTGTAGGGCCTTATCCGGACATATTCCCTCTCGGCAAGGACGTGACGAGGCCGTGGAAAGAGAAGTTCGAGGAACTCGGCATCGAGTATATTAGGCACAACGGCTTACAGGAAGTAGACCCGTCGAGAAAGATTATACGTGCCGGAAACATAGAGGAGCGCTACGACCTACTAATCAAGGTGCCGCCCTCTAGGCTTCCAGATCCTCTAGCCGAGAGCGAAGGCTTCCAGTGGAAGCAGGACCCAAGATGGGCCCCGGTCCGGGCTAGGGACTTCCGCCACCCCGACTACGATGACGTCTTCCTCATAGGCGAGCACTCAATGCCTCCGGCAGGTCTGCCAACAGCAGGTGTGCCAATACACTTTGCAGCCGATTACGTAGCAGAAATAGTGCTCAATGAACTATTAGGCGGCTACCCGATAATGGGCTATTACACGATGATGGATTGTGTGGGCTACTTCGGTCTCAGCGGTTATGCAGGGACATGTGAGACGGTGTTCGACGAGAGCACCGAGAAGTGGAAGCTGACGTGCTACACATTGATGAGGTCGCCGATCATAAGGCTCATGAAGGAGGCATTCTACAAGGCATGGATAGCCTCGCTCAAGTAG
- a CDS encoding Cdc6/Cdc18 family protein encodes MSDVLDEIFERVVASRIFRNRDILSPDYIPDRLPHREEEIRRVGSVLAQALKGSRPNNLFIYGLTGTGKTAVTLYVLQRLEAKAKQLGVNVRYVYVNTRQRDTPYKVLADIASAIGVRVPFTGLSTAEIYTRLVRALSKQQGVLIVVLDEVDWLVRRRGDDLLYKLTRIGYDLPPGSTKVSLVGITNDVKFVEMLDARVRSSLGEEEVVFPPYNAEQLRDILWERASQAFQPGVVDEAVISYCAALAAREHGDARRALDLLRVAGEMAERENSPRVTVEHVKKAWVQLERDRIYEVVSTLPLHARLAILAALRAQHISGRPYTTTGELYSHYRELTQRVGVEAVTQRRISDIINELDMLGVLSARVVSRGRYGKTRMITLAADEKTVLSAIAQDPRLREIIRELEEAE; translated from the coding sequence TTGAGCGACGTGCTTGACGAGATATTTGAGCGCGTAGTAGCGTCAAGGATTTTCCGGAACCGTGACATCCTTAGCCCAGACTATATTCCGGATAGGCTTCCCCACCGGGAGGAGGAGATACGACGCGTTGGCAGCGTGTTAGCCCAGGCGCTTAAGGGGAGTAGGCCTAACAACTTGTTTATCTACGGTCTTACCGGCACCGGTAAGACCGCTGTGACTCTCTACGTTTTGCAAAGGTTGGAGGCTAAGGCGAAGCAGCTTGGAGTAAACGTTCGCTACGTCTACGTCAATACTAGGCAGCGCGACACACCGTACAAGGTCTTAGCAGACATTGCCTCCGCGATCGGGGTAAGAGTGCCATTCACGGGCCTCTCTACAGCTGAGATCTATACGAGGCTCGTACGCGCCCTCTCCAAGCAGCAAGGCGTACTCATAGTTGTCCTCGACGAGGTTGACTGGCTAGTCCGGCGACGCGGCGACGACCTCCTATACAAGCTCACAAGAATAGGATATGACCTCCCACCGGGCTCTACCAAGGTGTCCCTCGTGGGCATAACCAATGACGTCAAGTTTGTCGAGATGCTTGATGCCCGTGTCCGGAGCAGCCTAGGAGAGGAAGAAGTAGTGTTCCCGCCATACAATGCCGAGCAGCTGCGCGATATCTTGTGGGAGAGGGCTAGCCAGGCCTTCCAGCCAGGCGTAGTTGACGAGGCAGTCATATCATACTGTGCAGCACTAGCTGCAAGAGAGCACGGCGACGCCAGGCGAGCCCTTGACCTCCTCAGGGTAGCCGGCGAGATGGCTGAGCGCGAGAATAGCCCCAGAGTCACGGTCGAGCATGTGAAGAAGGCCTGGGTGCAGCTCGAGAGAGACCGGATATACGAGGTCGTCTCCACGCTTCCGCTCCACGCGAGGCTAGCCATACTGGCCGCGCTCCGGGCTCAACACATATCTGGGCGACCATACACAACAACAGGCGAGTTGTACTCACACTACCGCGAACTAACCCAGAGAGTAGGCGTTGAGGCTGTCACGCAGAGAAGGATAAGCGACATAATCAACGAGCTAGACATGCTAGGAGTCTTATCCGCTAGGGTTGTGAGTAGGGGACGCTATGGCAAGACGCGAATGATAACACTCGCAGCCGATGAAAAAACCGTGCTGTCAGCAATAGCACAGGATCCCCGGCTGAGGGAAATAATTAGGGAGCTAGAAGAGGCCGAGTAA
- a CDS encoding SAM-dependent methyltransferase, whose translation MWQRGGKVAPWIPTPLSIVYAALEAAWASPCDTVYDLGAGDGRAVIIAAREFCVRRAVGVEIDPVLVEAARAKAHMDGVEDRVEIIEQDFFKTSLQGATLVYMYLYRSINEALRSKLEEELRPGARVVTIDFPVPGWVPVYTPRLRDENDILRTIHVYVIGLSDTRYARRGEQIREWTRELQALAGCNEPPPPGCRPRVRRTQA comes from the coding sequence GTGTGGCAGAGAGGCGGGAAGGTTGCCCCCTGGATACCTACTCCGCTGAGCATAGTCTATGCCGCGCTTGAGGCTGCATGGGCGTCGCCCTGCGACACCGTCTACGACCTGGGTGCGGGAGACGGGCGAGCCGTGATTATTGCTGCACGCGAGTTCTGTGTCCGCAGAGCTGTTGGCGTTGAGATTGACCCGGTGCTAGTTGAGGCTGCGAGGGCCAAGGCGCACATGGATGGCGTAGAGGACCGGGTAGAGATAATCGAGCAAGACTTCTTCAAGACTAGCCTACAAGGCGCCACACTGGTCTACATGTATCTTTACCGTAGCATAAACGAGGCGCTGAGATCCAAGCTTGAGGAGGAGCTAAGGCCTGGTGCACGAGTAGTTACTATTGATTTTCCTGTGCCCGGCTGGGTGCCAGTCTATACTCCTAGGCTGCGAGACGAGAACGATATACTGAGAACCATACATGTCTACGTCATCGGGCTGAGCGATACCCGTTACGCTAGGCGCGGAGAACAAATACGTGAATGGACTAGGGAGTTGCAAGCCCTTGCGGGATGCAATGAGCCCCCTCCACCGGGGTGTAGGCCCAGGGTAAGGAGAACCCAGGCTTGA
- a CDS encoding ubiquitin-like small modifier protein 1 yields the protein MARVRVKLFAEYYELAGRKHLVELEVPDGTTVIELARMLEEKFPKLQGRLVQGDSINEETKVLVNGRLIDWLEGEKTRLRDGDAVAFFPPAAGG from the coding sequence ATGGCTAGGGTTAGGGTGAAGCTGTTCGCAGAGTACTATGAGCTTGCTGGCCGCAAGCACCTCGTGGAGCTAGAGGTCCCCGATGGTACTACGGTCATAGAGCTTGCCAGGATGCTTGAGGAGAAGTTTCCGAAGCTCCAGGGGCGGCTCGTGCAAGGCGATAGTATAAACGAGGAGACAAAGGTACTGGTTAATGGCAGGCTTATTGATTGGCTTGAGGGCGAGAAGACAAGGCTTAGGGATGGCGACGCCGTAGCGTTCTTCCCGCCAGCGGCAGGCGGCTAA
- a CDS encoding YncE family protein: protein MHPRRSPRAIATIIGGVLLAIALLALLALYFYLQHQQQELQQTLSEAAEERINTQLLASTINGYYTYDGAELYIEITSSAPRAVNIININVLWNNYTSLVIDRFTNLQAKGIEMRIQSFNGATTLVASVPVALAPGDTLEIIIPATAKPLSITATISASPAVAVISIKKKPAFPANVTYPNVTCPLVSTILLSEPLSGYVVAEKAATTQLLGNYTQVPDSYQVLRGGQVTGSLNNLASVDGLTLNIRSIYAPLCPGLSGWNYMRKITISNPNSYSYDDIQIRIELNSTNFEFSHAKNDGSDIRILASDCTPLYYWIEKWDPQNGHAVIWVKIPHIDANSNQTVFLVYGNPSAQPDTEHEGLTKVMTELPANDGPGYTIYYQEWIMPVNGLVGDGNSMNWHADDGSWLLSLPFKFPYYDRYINQVYVDSNGFVSNHTIQFDWIYSENNLKQNLIIAPLWADLTTQSPHDIYVLNNYEDNYGNGTVIRWNAGVYVRISRVKILVGEANFELILYDNGLIRFNYGDVTTLLPSVFLVNPVVGLSLGDGRHYTIASYNRMDLNSLDHANSLMFWPRKKPQQELQAYVGTEESFNKYIIDIKFSKDLGYAFLRNIALVAASPSGVSYHYEIKISISNINLYIERAAASDPVIKTIEFNKLVNGLLEIEIVVFSDNNISFSLDKLTISYSPATLTEKGIYIASNSTADYILKLDTLTNATAKITLPSQLQGQGYIAISPYMGSSPILWVARGKNAAEYIIANNTWQRIIALSTPLGPGGFIAFNGTHLYYCPGDGYNYIDIYDVTTNSLVSRVALPSNITRWSSVAYVGSILYIHTGETNRLIAIDLATGSVTDLGQTPLLYSVGMDYGSSSMKLYVAIRGGGIMTYDTVSKQWGSLNYALPFYPFSPGDRLAIINDKIYFVRGDGTAQVIVIDIS from the coding sequence ATGCATCCGCGAAGAAGCCCTAGAGCAATAGCAACCATAATAGGCGGAGTACTCCTAGCCATAGCCCTACTCGCCCTCCTAGCCCTCTACTTCTACCTACAACACCAACAGCAAGAACTACAGCAAACACTATCCGAGGCAGCAGAGGAGAGAATAAACACACAGCTCCTCGCATCAACAATAAACGGCTACTATACTTATGATGGAGCGGAGCTTTATATAGAAATAACTTCGAGTGCACCTAGGGCCGTCAATATAATCAATATAAACGTCCTATGGAATAATTACACATCGCTGGTTATAGATCGTTTCACAAATCTTCAAGCTAAAGGCATTGAGATGAGAATTCAGTCATTCAATGGAGCAACGACGCTAGTTGCTTCAGTGCCCGTGGCTTTGGCTCCAGGAGACACTTTAGAAATAATTATCCCTGCTACAGCTAAACCATTATCAATAACAGCAACTATTTCTGCAAGCCCAGCCGTAGCAGTAATATCAATAAAGAAGAAGCCTGCATTCCCAGCTAACGTGACCTATCCAAATGTAACGTGTCCCCTAGTAAGTACAATACTGTTAAGTGAACCACTAAGTGGATACGTTGTTGCCGAAAAGGCTGCTACTACTCAGCTTCTAGGAAATTATACTCAAGTCCCGGATAGCTATCAAGTACTAAGAGGAGGCCAAGTCACTGGTTCACTCAATAACTTGGCAAGCGTAGATGGTTTAACTCTTAATATAAGGAGCATATATGCGCCTTTATGTCCAGGACTTAGTGGCTGGAACTATATGAGAAAAATAACTATAAGTAATCCAAACAGTTATAGCTATGACGATATCCAGATTAGAATCGAACTCAATTCTACAAATTTCGAGTTTAGCCATGCGAAAAACGATGGAAGCGATATACGAATACTTGCATCAGATTGCACTCCCCTATACTACTGGATAGAGAAATGGGACCCTCAAAACGGTCACGCTGTAATATGGGTAAAAATACCTCATATAGATGCTAATTCTAATCAGACAGTATTTCTCGTTTACGGTAATCCATCAGCACAACCAGACACCGAGCACGAAGGCCTCACAAAAGTCATGACGGAGCTCCCTGCAAACGATGGTCCAGGGTACACAATCTACTACCAGGAATGGATAATGCCGGTAAATGGTCTTGTGGGTGATGGAAATTCAATGAATTGGCACGCCGATGATGGGTCGTGGCTACTGTCTTTGCCCTTTAAGTTTCCTTACTATGATAGATATATCAATCAAGTTTATGTTGATAGTAATGGTTTTGTATCAAATCATACAATTCAGTTTGATTGGATATATAGCGAAAATAATCTAAAACAAAACTTAATAATTGCCCCTCTCTGGGCAGACTTAACAACACAAAGTCCACATGATATATACGTTCTGAATAATTATGAAGATAACTACGGAAATGGTACGGTCATAAGATGGAATGCCGGAGTATACGTACGCATATCCAGGGTAAAGATACTGGTAGGAGAAGCTAACTTTGAGTTAATATTGTATGACAATGGTTTAATACGATTTAATTATGGAGATGTAACAACGCTTCTCCCTTCTGTCTTCCTCGTCAATCCTGTCGTAGGCTTATCTTTGGGCGATGGCAGGCATTATACCATAGCTTCATATAACCGGATGGATCTTAATAGTTTAGATCATGCAAACTCTTTGATGTTCTGGCCTCGTAAAAAACCTCAGCAAGAACTTCAGGCGTATGTCGGTACCGAAGAATCTTTCAACAAGTATATAATTGATATTAAATTCTCAAAGGATTTAGGCTATGCTTTCCTTAGAAATATAGCGCTTGTGGCTGCATCTCCTAGCGGTGTAAGCTATCACTATGAAATAAAGATCAGCATATCTAATATAAATCTCTATATAGAAAGAGCTGCGGCCTCGGACCCAGTCATAAAAACGATAGAGTTTAATAAATTAGTAAATGGCTTGTTAGAAATCGAAATAGTTGTGTTCTCAGATAATAATATCTCTTTTTCTCTTGATAAACTAACTATCTCTTACTCACCTGCGACTTTAACGGAAAAAGGCATATATATAGCATCGAACAGCACAGCCGATTATATTTTGAAGCTCGATACATTGACTAATGCTACAGCAAAAATAACTCTTCCATCACAGCTCCAGGGCCAAGGATATATAGCGATTTCACCCTACATGGGATCTTCACCTATTTTGTGGGTTGCAAGAGGTAAAAATGCAGCTGAGTACATAATTGCCAATAATACATGGCAAAGAATAATAGCACTATCAACTCCGCTGGGTCCAGGAGGCTTTATCGCGTTTAACGGAACACATCTATACTACTGCCCCGGTGATGGCTACAACTACATAGATATATACGACGTTACTACGAATAGTCTTGTGTCTCGAGTAGCATTACCTAGCAATATTACTCGTTGGTCGAGTGTAGCGTATGTAGGATCAATACTATATATCCATACAGGCGAAACCAACCGGCTGATTGCTATAGATCTAGCAACCGGCTCCGTAACGGATCTAGGACAGACTCCTCTTCTCTATAGCGTAGGCATGGACTATGGATCGTCAAGCATGAAACTCTATGTTGCTATCCGCGGCGGCGGCATTATGACCTATGACACGGTCTCTAAACAGTGGGGTTCGCTTAATTACGCTTTACCTTTTTATCCATTCTCTCCCGGTGACAGGCTCGCTATAATTAATGATAAGATTTATTTCGTGAGAGGAGATGGAACTGCTCAAGTGATTGTAATAGATATTTCATAA
- a CDS encoding DUF1641 domain-containing protein translates to MSEKEKVLLDEESLKVLEDLVEIAVRLKESGLLDMLKILAEKSTDIFAYISTEVPIHRLLALGDAATAAAAKLKPEEVVEMKINVEEATECLFKSLAAAKMTEVRPVSTLGLLRVLGDKDVQAGLGFLILLAKNLGACIRSKAQK, encoded by the coding sequence ATGAGTGAGAAGGAAAAAGTACTCCTCGACGAGGAGAGCCTCAAGGTACTCGAAGACCTAGTAGAGATAGCAGTACGCCTCAAAGAGAGCGGACTACTCGATATGCTCAAAATACTAGCTGAGAAAAGTACGGATATATTCGCATACATTTCCACCGAGGTGCCAATACACCGGCTCCTAGCACTGGGTGATGCAGCCACAGCGGCGGCTGCCAAGCTAAAGCCCGAAGAAGTAGTAGAAATGAAGATCAACGTTGAGGAGGCGACAGAGTGCCTCTTTAAATCACTTGCAGCGGCAAAAATGACTGAGGTAAGGCCTGTGTCAACCCTTGGCCTCCTACGAGTCCTCGGAGACAAGGACGTACAGGCAGGACTAGGCTTCCTCATACTGCTCGCAAAGAACCTAGGAGCATGCATAAGGTCGAAAGCCCAGAAGTAA
- a CDS encoding acyl-CoA thioesterase: MARSVCLESTRMGSVRPVYPRHANRYGTLHGGRLAWWLLESGAMAAMRATRGYVVLGAIDYLFILEPVRVGELFETYSWVIGSTSHTVDVLSYGVASSAGGGSPRLVSLSIQTYVAVDESVRSREHGASIRACSFEGEALLNIHEEWLRERRELVEKRHEVARDTSRLSVPYRVESYEIVYPESTFSLPRVLDATKFFYSIDSLGALAAMKATGSPVVTASFDAAVFASPAYVGDVLRAEAGVTGVGRTSLEVLVKVVAENPIEERENTVAQLYMVLVSIGPDGRPAEPRRKPQVPEDLQKGFELRRIVRQKKRERIKEILHLVEALPK; this comes from the coding sequence ATGGCTAGAAGTGTTTGTCTAGAGTCTACGCGCATGGGCAGCGTTAGGCCTGTTTATCCGAGGCATGCTAACCGCTATGGCACTCTCCATGGTGGTAGGCTTGCCTGGTGGCTGCTAGAGTCCGGAGCGATGGCTGCGATGAGGGCTACGAGGGGATATGTTGTCCTCGGCGCTATTGACTACTTGTTCATACTTGAGCCGGTACGGGTAGGGGAGCTTTTCGAGACGTATTCCTGGGTCATAGGGTCTACGAGCCACACGGTGGACGTCCTGAGCTATGGTGTCGCGAGTTCTGCAGGAGGAGGATCGCCTAGGCTTGTGAGCCTTAGCATACAGACATATGTTGCTGTTGATGAGTCTGTGAGGTCTCGTGAGCATGGTGCAAGTATTAGGGCTTGTAGTTTTGAGGGCGAAGCGCTCCTTAATATCCACGAGGAGTGGCTCCGTGAGCGCCGCGAACTAGTGGAGAAGCGGCACGAGGTTGCCAGGGATACCTCGAGGCTAAGCGTTCCCTACCGGGTTGAGAGCTATGAGATAGTTTACCCGGAGTCTACTTTCTCGCTTCCAAGGGTCTTAGATGCAACGAAGTTCTTCTACAGTATTGATAGCCTTGGCGCGCTCGCGGCGATGAAGGCCACGGGCTCCCCCGTGGTAACGGCTAGCTTCGACGCAGCAGTCTTCGCGTCACCCGCCTATGTTGGCGACGTTTTGCGCGCAGAAGCAGGCGTCACGGGAGTGGGCAGAACCAGCCTAGAGGTCCTAGTAAAAGTGGTTGCTGAGAACCCGATAGAGGAGCGCGAGAACACAGTAGCACAGCTCTACATGGTGCTCGTCTCCATAGGCCCCGACGGACGCCCCGCCGAGCCGAGGAGGAAGCCACAGGTCCCAGAGGACCTCCAGAAAGGGTTCGAGCTACGCCGCATAGTTCGCCAAAAGAAGCGCGAACGGATAAAAGAGATACTGCACCTAGTAGAGGCGCTGCCCAAGTAG
- a CDS encoding endonuclease dU, with amino-acid sequence MKGCVAGIDDGYFKRGWRKTTFVLAAHCWRNNALCPCLVLGDFVEIDGMDSTDKAISLVKRALRELDGLEAVLLDTVIFAGFNILDARRLNEETSVPVIPVFWYEPDRDAVRRAITKHFDDAEQRLKLLEETWSRLTRIVCSKGSLLIAPYGLSTDKAWELVCSLQIYTRQPEPLFTAHVMASRLSSIFLGENKQ; translated from the coding sequence ATGAAGGGGTGCGTCGCCGGAATAGATGATGGCTACTTTAAGCGCGGCTGGCGCAAAACAACCTTTGTCCTTGCAGCGCATTGCTGGAGAAACAATGCTCTATGTCCGTGCCTGGTGCTTGGCGACTTTGTCGAAATCGATGGTATGGATTCAACGGACAAGGCGATAAGCCTTGTTAAGAGAGCTCTGCGTGAGCTAGACGGGCTCGAGGCAGTACTCCTTGACACAGTCATATTTGCTGGCTTCAACATACTCGATGCAAGAAGGCTTAACGAGGAAACAAGTGTTCCTGTTATCCCCGTCTTCTGGTACGAGCCAGATCGAGACGCAGTACGCAGAGCAATAACCAAGCACTTCGACGACGCGGAGCAAAGGCTCAAGCTCCTCGAAGAAACATGGTCGAGACTGACGAGGATCGTGTGCAGCAAGGGCTCCCTACTAATAGCTCCCTACGGCTTGAGTACTGATAAGGCGTGGGAACTCGTCTGTAGCCTGCAAATATATACTCGTCAACCTGAACCACTCTTTACAGCCCATGTAATGGCCTCAAGGCTTTCTAGCATTTTCCTCGGAGAGAACAAGCAATAA
- a CDS encoding MraY family glycosyltransferase: protein MNSADIVYAVTSSIVAFAIVVAVEPAWIRAAHERGLVGKDMNKPGDVKVAEAGGVWAIVAAAFGLLVLEALYTYLSNSMYYPAELYALVSLLLLATFIGFLDDILGWKKGLPRWARIVFMAPVALPLVVIKAGKSTLALPLIGVVDLGLAYPLLAVPIGVLGAANAFNMLAGYNGLEAGMGILLMLFTSIYAYMKGLVFIVQAALIMMMTLLGFLLYNWYPARVFPGNALTYGVGAYYAALVVLGNMEKFGVSLFTLYFIEFMLFLRGLRNGVYKENFGIPREDGSLIEPYDKVYSLTHFAIRVLRRLRGRAREPEVTVILLLLQTTIGVILICLSVAGLL from the coding sequence TTGAACTCCGCCGACATCGTCTACGCTGTTACGAGCAGTATTGTAGCCTTCGCCATAGTCGTTGCTGTTGAGCCAGCCTGGATTAGGGCTGCACACGAGAGAGGCCTCGTCGGCAAAGATATGAACAAGCCTGGCGACGTAAAGGTTGCAGAAGCTGGAGGCGTCTGGGCTATCGTTGCTGCCGCTTTCGGCTTACTGGTTCTAGAGGCACTCTACACATACCTTTCCAACAGCATGTATTATCCTGCCGAGCTCTATGCCCTTGTCTCTCTGCTCTTGCTTGCAACCTTCATAGGATTTCTAGACGACATACTTGGCTGGAAGAAGGGGCTTCCGAGATGGGCCCGGATAGTCTTCATGGCTCCAGTCGCGCTGCCTCTCGTAGTCATCAAAGCCGGTAAATCGACTCTCGCGCTACCGCTCATAGGTGTCGTTGACCTAGGGCTGGCTTATCCGCTGCTAGCAGTCCCTATAGGAGTTCTTGGTGCAGCCAATGCCTTCAACATGCTTGCAGGGTATAATGGCCTCGAGGCAGGTATGGGAATTCTCCTCATGTTGTTCACGTCGATCTATGCCTATATGAAGGGCCTCGTGTTCATTGTGCAGGCGGCTCTAATAATGATGATGACTCTGTTGGGGTTCTTGCTCTATAATTGGTATCCTGCACGTGTCTTCCCAGGAAACGCTCTGACCTATGGTGTTGGGGCCTACTATGCAGCGCTCGTCGTGCTGGGCAACATGGAGAAGTTCGGGGTATCGCTGTTCACGCTCTACTTCATAGAGTTTATGCTCTTCTTGCGTGGGCTTAGGAACGGTGTATACAAGGAAAACTTCGGCATACCCCGAGAAGACGGAAGTCTCATAGAGCCGTATGACAAGGTGTATAGCCTGACTCATTTCGCAATAAGGGTTTTGAGAAGGCTACGTGGAAGAGCAAGAGAGCCCGAAGTTACTGTCATACTGCTTCTTCTCCAGACGACTATAGGAGTAATACTCATATGCTTGTCTGTGGCCGGGCTACTCTAA
- a CDS encoding radical SAM protein, with the protein MEQEVPCSVRGRLLIEEQIAEALGLKVWRRAWGRPVFYVDRPFPLLGHIAFGVIDRGTNVLQVRPTTLCVLSCVFCSVDAGPRSRWRQAEYIVDPEWLAEWVHRVAVEKGVAVEALIDGVGDPFTYPWLPRLVRLLKETGVVRSVAAETHGATLSRKIVDALEEAGLDRINLSIESLNEEKARRLTGTPWYSAKRVREVAEYVARETSIDLHVTPVWLPGLNDEDVVEIVEWAYRIGAGKKWPPVTIQKYIRHRYGRHPEGVREVSWEKYWEWLRRLEEKLGKRLSWSMEEWGMSYAPRIKQPFRRGSRVKLQVAGPGWLRGEYLAVTLDKQRVVTLVGSRGLRVGSLTVARIIRDKDGIFIAKAL; encoded by the coding sequence ATGGAGCAAGAGGTACCGTGCTCTGTGAGGGGAAGGCTGCTGATAGAGGAACAGATTGCTGAAGCGCTTGGCCTCAAGGTCTGGAGGCGTGCATGGGGCAGGCCCGTCTTCTACGTGGATAGGCCCTTTCCGCTCCTAGGCCACATTGCCTTCGGGGTTATAGATAGAGGCACTAACGTGCTCCAGGTGCGGCCGACGACTCTCTGCGTGCTTAGCTGCGTGTTCTGTAGCGTTGATGCGGGGCCCCGGAGCCGGTGGAGGCAGGCCGAATACATTGTTGACCCTGAGTGGCTTGCTGAGTGGGTTCACCGTGTCGCAGTAGAGAAGGGCGTGGCTGTCGAGGCCCTCATAGACGGTGTTGGAGACCCCTTTACTTATCCCTGGCTGCCTAGGCTTGTGAGGCTACTCAAGGAGACAGGCGTTGTGAGGAGCGTTGCCGCCGAGACCCACGGGGCGACACTCTCCAGGAAGATCGTGGACGCCTTGGAGGAGGCTGGACTGGATCGCATAAATCTCAGCATAGAGAGCCTTAACGAGGAGAAGGCAAGGAGGCTCACCGGCACTCCGTGGTATAGCGCCAAGAGGGTTAGAGAAGTAGCTGAGTACGTTGCCAGGGAGACTAGCATAGACCTGCACGTGACACCTGTCTGGCTTCCCGGGCTTAACGACGAAGATGTGGTCGAGATAGTTGAGTGGGCTTATCGCATCGGCGCAGGTAAGAAGTGGCCGCCCGTAACTATTCAGAAGTATATCCGCCACAGGTATGGTAGGCACCCTGAGGGCGTGAGGGAGGTTAGCTGGGAAAAGTACTGGGAGTGGCTGAGGAGGCTCGAGGAGAAGCTGGGGAAGCGGCTCTCCTGGAGCATGGAGGAGTGGGGCATGAGCTATGCTCCTAGGATTAAGCAGCCCTTCCGCCGAGGCTCCCGCGTCAAGCTCCAAGTAGCTGGGCCGGGATGGCTCCGGGGCGAGTACCTCGCAGTAACCCTTGACAAGCAGCGCGTAGTCACACTCGTAGGGTCCAGGGGCCTACGCGTAGGCAGCTTGACTGTTGCGAGGATTATTAGGGATAAGGACGGCATATTCATAGCAAAGGCTCTGTAG